Proteins found in one Chiloscyllium plagiosum isolate BGI_BamShark_2017 chromosome 23, ASM401019v2, whole genome shotgun sequence genomic segment:
- the trabd gene encoding traB domain-containing protein isoform X2, with translation MEEDQREAVASLTPLAVSADDPQSMSDVQQNLYEDAFKLLWEMKMRKRQGKPNLPDTVTELGTEDGCKVYLVGTAHFSESSRKDVVKTIQEVQPDVVVVELCQYRVSMLKMDEKTLLKEAREINLDKLQQAIKQNGVMSGLMQMLLLKVSAHITEQLGMAPGGEFREAFKEAGKVPFCKFHLGDRPIPITFKRAIAALTIWQKVKLAWGLCFLSDPISKDDVEKCKQKDLLEQMMSEMIGEFPDLHRTIVAERDVYLAYMLKQAAKPLELPLALGPEPSQQIPSVVVGVVGMGHIPGIEKNWNNLLNIQELMSVPPPSLATRVIKFAVKASLMGLVGYGCYRVGKGTIHLILSRPFIQSYLHKFTN, from the exons ATGGAGGAAGACCAAAGGGAG GCAGTGGCAAGTCTGACACCTTTGGCAGTATCTGCTGATGATCCACAGAGCATGTCAGATGTTCAGCAAAACCTAT ATGAAGATGCTTTTAAACTTCTGTGGGAGATGAAGATGCGAAAAAGACAAGGGAAACCAAATCTACCAGATACTGTTACTGAACTTGGCACAGAAGATGGCTGTAAAGTCTATCTAGTTGGCACAGCCCATTTCAGTGAGAGTAgccgaaaagatgttgtgaag ACTATTCAAGAGGTACAGCCAGATGTGGTGGTTGTGGAACTATGTCAGTACAGAGTCTCCATGCTCAAAATGGATGAAAAAACATTATTAAAGGAAGCCAGAGAAATCAATCTAGACAAGTTGCAACAAGCTATAAAACAG AATGGAGTAATGTCTGGATTAATGCAAATGCTGCTATTGAAGGTCTCTGCACACATCACTGAACAGCTGGGCATGGCCCCAGGTGGTGAATTCAGGGAGGCCTTTAAGGAG gCTGGAAAAGTGCCTTTTTGTAAGTTTCACCTTGGGGATAGGCCCATCCCCATCACTTTTAAAAGGGCCATTGCTGCACTTACCATCTGGCAAAAGGTTAAATTAGCCTGGGGTCTCTGTTTCCTCTCTGATCCTATCAG TAAAGATGACGTAGAAAAGTGCAAGCAAAAAGATCTTCTCGAACAGATGATGTCAGAAATGATTGGAGAGTTTCCTGACCTTCATCGTACAATTGTTGCTGAACGGGATGTTTATCTAGCCTACATGCTGAAGCAAGCAGCAAAGCCATTAGAACTACCTCTGGCTTTAGGAC CTGAACCCAGTCAGCAAATACCATCTGTTGTGGTAGGAGTCGTTGGAATGGGTCACATACCTGGAATTGAAAAGAACTGGAATAATCTACTAAATATTCAAGAATTGATGAG tGTTCCACCGCCATCATTAGCTACTAGAGTGATCAAGTTTGCTGTTAAAGCAAGTCTTATGGGACTCGTTGGTTATGGCTGCTACCGTGTAGGAAAAGGGACCATTCATTTAATATTGTCAAGGCCATTTATACAGAGTTACCTCCACAAATTTACAAACTAA
- the trabd gene encoding traB domain-containing protein isoform X1, whose product MEEDQREAVASLTPLAVSADDPQSMSDVQQNLSDEDAFKLLWEMKMRKRQGKPNLPDTVTELGTEDGCKVYLVGTAHFSESSRKDVVKTIQEVQPDVVVVELCQYRVSMLKMDEKTLLKEAREINLDKLQQAIKQNGVMSGLMQMLLLKVSAHITEQLGMAPGGEFREAFKEAGKVPFCKFHLGDRPIPITFKRAIAALTIWQKVKLAWGLCFLSDPISKDDVEKCKQKDLLEQMMSEMIGEFPDLHRTIVAERDVYLAYMLKQAAKPLELPLALGPEPSQQIPSVVVGVVGMGHIPGIEKNWNNLLNIQELMSVPPPSLATRVIKFAVKASLMGLVGYGCYRVGKGTIHLILSRPFIQSYLHKFTN is encoded by the exons ATGGAGGAAGACCAAAGGGAG GCAGTGGCAAGTCTGACACCTTTGGCAGTATCTGCTGATGATCCACAGAGCATGTCAGATGTTCAGCAAAACCTAT CAGATGAAGATGCTTTTAAACTTCTGTGGGAGATGAAGATGCGAAAAAGACAAGGGAAACCAAATCTACCAGATACTGTTACTGAACTTGGCACAGAAGATGGCTGTAAAGTCTATCTAGTTGGCACAGCCCATTTCAGTGAGAGTAgccgaaaagatgttgtgaag ACTATTCAAGAGGTACAGCCAGATGTGGTGGTTGTGGAACTATGTCAGTACAGAGTCTCCATGCTCAAAATGGATGAAAAAACATTATTAAAGGAAGCCAGAGAAATCAATCTAGACAAGTTGCAACAAGCTATAAAACAG AATGGAGTAATGTCTGGATTAATGCAAATGCTGCTATTGAAGGTCTCTGCACACATCACTGAACAGCTGGGCATGGCCCCAGGTGGTGAATTCAGGGAGGCCTTTAAGGAG gCTGGAAAAGTGCCTTTTTGTAAGTTTCACCTTGGGGATAGGCCCATCCCCATCACTTTTAAAAGGGCCATTGCTGCACTTACCATCTGGCAAAAGGTTAAATTAGCCTGGGGTCTCTGTTTCCTCTCTGATCCTATCAG TAAAGATGACGTAGAAAAGTGCAAGCAAAAAGATCTTCTCGAACAGATGATGTCAGAAATGATTGGAGAGTTTCCTGACCTTCATCGTACAATTGTTGCTGAACGGGATGTTTATCTAGCCTACATGCTGAAGCAAGCAGCAAAGCCATTAGAACTACCTCTGGCTTTAGGAC CTGAACCCAGTCAGCAAATACCATCTGTTGTGGTAGGAGTCGTTGGAATGGGTCACATACCTGGAATTGAAAAGAACTGGAATAATCTACTAAATATTCAAGAATTGATGAG tGTTCCACCGCCATCATTAGCTACTAGAGTGATCAAGTTTGCTGTTAAAGCAAGTCTTATGGGACTCGTTGGTTATGGCTGCTACCGTGTAGGAAAAGGGACCATTCATTTAATATTGTCAAGGCCATTTATACAGAGTTACCTCCACAAATTTACAAACTAA